The following are encoded together in the Myotis daubentonii chromosome Y, mMyoDau2.1, whole genome shotgun sequence genome:
- the LOC132225497 gene encoding large ribosomal subunit protein uL18-like, giving the protein MGKIYEDQVEVTGDEYNVESIDGQPGAFTCYLNAGLASTTTGYKVFGALKGAVDGGLSIPYSTKRFPGYDSESKEFNAEVHRKHIMGQNVADYMRYLMEEDEDAYKKQFSQYIKNNVTPDMREEMYKKAHVAI; this is encoded by the coding sequence ATGGGCAAGATCTATGAAGACCAGGTGGAGGTGACTGGAGATGAATACAATGTGGAAAGCATTGATGGTCAACCTGGTGCCTTCACCTGCTACTTGAATGCAGGGCTTGCCAGTACTACTACTGGATATAAAGTTTTTGGGGCCCTGAAGGGAGCTGTGGATGGAGGCCTATCTATCCCTTACAGTACCAAACGATTCCCTGGTTATGATTCAGAAAGCAAGGAATTCAATGCAGAAGTACATCGGAAGCACATCATGGGTCAGAACGTTGCAGATTATATGCGTTATCTAATGGAAGAAGATGAAGATGCTTACAAGAAACAGTTCTctcaatatataaagaataacGTAACTCCAGATATGAGGGAGGAGATGTATAAGAAAGCTCATGTTGCTATATGA